In the Aquimarina spinulae genome, ATACGATTCGATAATAGGCTTTTGGTACGTAAAATTTGGAAAAATTTGTTTTGGGGAGGAGAATTTTTTAGAGCAGTAAATTTTAAATGTGGGAATAAAAAAGACCACTAATTAGTGGTCTTTTTTATTTTAAATATATATAATATTATAAATTAGGAATAACAAGTTCCTGATCTGGGTGAATAACGTCAGGGTTTTTAAGAATATTTGTATTTGCTTCAAAAATAGCCTTGTATTTCATTGCATCACCATAATAGTGCTTTGCAATTTTGCTTAATGATTCACCACTTTTTACTGTATGTCTATGATATATAGACGTATCAGCAACTTTAATATCCGCCATAATATCAGAAGGAGAATTACCTCCTATTTCTTTTATTTTATCCCAAAGTTGGTTTTTTTCATACTGCGTTTTTGCAGTACCTTTTATCTTAAGAGTTCCATTTTCTTCAGATACAT is a window encoding:
- a CDS encoding LysM peptidoglycan-binding domain-containing protein, which produces MVKSKYQSVLDLGQELNIQDGNVSEENGTLKIKGTAKTQYEKNQLWDKIKEIGGNSPSDIMADIKVADTSIYHRHTVKSGESLSKIAKHYYGDAMKYKAIFEANTNILKNPDVIHPDQELVIPNL